One genomic segment of Vespa velutina chromosome 10, iVesVel2.1, whole genome shotgun sequence includes these proteins:
- the LOC124952319 gene encoding acyl-CoA Delta-9 desaturase-like isoform X1: MRQSIIIVRQLHYLFERVEEEGIRMYNINKFLWIYSKKEKEKKYRRHNEKKNEFTRLKMINSTMAPNITNSPTGVLLQGEKIDDQPVEINKEKEIYKRTIVWRNVAIFSGLHIGAIYGAYLALTSAKLLTTLFAFILYQCSGIGITAGAHRLWAHRSYKAKWQLRLILIIFNTMAFQDAAIDWARDHRVHHKYSETDADPHNAKRGFFFAHVGWLLLRKHPDVKQKGKGIDMSDLKSDPIIAFQKKYYFILMPLMCFILPSLVPIYFWNETFLNSYFISVVFRYVFTLNTTWLVNSAAHLFGNKPYDKYINPSENKGVAMMALGEGWHNYHHVFPWDYKTSELGNYRYNITTAFIDFFAKIGWAYDLKSVSKDTIKSRVLKSGDGTHDVWGWGDKDQTQEEKQHAVVTYSSTKDQ; the protein is encoded by the exons ATGAGACAATCTATTATAATCGTCAGACAAttgcattatttatttgaaagagtggaagaagaaggtaTCCGGATGtacaatataaacaaatttctatggatttattcaaaaaaagaaaaagaaaaaaaatatcgcagacataacgagaaaaagaacgaatttacacgtttaaaaat gATAAACTCAACCATGGCACCGAATATCACAAACAGCCCTACGGGAGTTTTGTTACAAGGGGAAAAAATAGACGATCAACCAGtcgaaataaataaggaaaaagaaatatataaaaggactATAGTTTGGAGAAATGTTGCAATATTTAGCGGTCTACATATCGGTGCTATCTATGGTGCCTATCTTGCACTTACATCTGCCAAATTGTTAACAACGCTTTTCG CTTTTATACTATACCAATGCTCAGGTATTGGTATCACAGCAGGAGCTCACAGATTATGGGCGCACAGATCTTACAAAGCAAAGTGGCAACTTcgattaattcttattatattcaacACTATGGCCTTTCAG GATGCGGCTATCGATTGGGCAAGGGACCACAGGGTTCATCATAAATATAGCGAAACTGATGCGGATCCACATAACGCAAAAAGAGGATTCTTTTTCGCTCACGTAGGTTGGTTGCTACTCAGGAAACATCCGGATGTTAAACAGAAGGGTAAAGGAATCGACATGAGCGATCTTAAAAGTGATCCCATTATCGCCTTTCAGAAGAA GTACTACTTCATTCTGATGCCTTTGATGTGCTTCATTCTGCCAAGCTTAGTACCTATATACTTTTGGAATGAAACCTTCCTCAACTCTTATTTCATTTCCGTAGTATTTCGTTACGTCTTCACCTTAAATACGACGTGGCTAGTGAATTCTGCCGCTCATCTTTTTGGCAATAAACCTTACGACAA atatatcaatCCTTCCGAAAATAAAGGAGTAGCAATGATGGCATTGGGCGAAGGCTGGCATAATTATCATCACGTATTTCCATGGGATTACAAAACTAGCGAATTGGGTAATTACAGGTATAATATCACAACCGCGTTCATCGACTTCTTTGCGAAAATAGGTTGGGCCTATGATCTAAAAAGTGTCTCGAAAGATACAATAAAATCGCGAGTACTGAAAAGCGGTGATGGTACTCATGATGTTTGGGGTTGGGGCGACAAGGATCAAACacaagaagagaaacaacATGCCGTAGTCACGTATAGTTCGACGAAGGATCAATaa
- the LOC124952319 gene encoding acyl-CoA Delta-9 desaturase-like isoform X2, with the protein MVYVVTRKDETRMINSTMAPNITNSPTGVLLQGEKIDDQPVEINKEKEIYKRTIVWRNVAIFSGLHIGAIYGAYLALTSAKLLTTLFAFILYQCSGIGITAGAHRLWAHRSYKAKWQLRLILIIFNTMAFQDAAIDWARDHRVHHKYSETDADPHNAKRGFFFAHVGWLLLRKHPDVKQKGKGIDMSDLKSDPIIAFQKKYYFILMPLMCFILPSLVPIYFWNETFLNSYFISVVFRYVFTLNTTWLVNSAAHLFGNKPYDKYINPSENKGVAMMALGEGWHNYHHVFPWDYKTSELGNYRYNITTAFIDFFAKIGWAYDLKSVSKDTIKSRVLKSGDGTHDVWGWGDKDQTQEEKQHAVVTYSSTKDQ; encoded by the exons gATAAACTCAACCATGGCACCGAATATCACAAACAGCCCTACGGGAGTTTTGTTACAAGGGGAAAAAATAGACGATCAACCAGtcgaaataaataaggaaaaagaaatatataaaaggactATAGTTTGGAGAAATGTTGCAATATTTAGCGGTCTACATATCGGTGCTATCTATGGTGCCTATCTTGCACTTACATCTGCCAAATTGTTAACAACGCTTTTCG CTTTTATACTATACCAATGCTCAGGTATTGGTATCACAGCAGGAGCTCACAGATTATGGGCGCACAGATCTTACAAAGCAAAGTGGCAACTTcgattaattcttattatattcaacACTATGGCCTTTCAG GATGCGGCTATCGATTGGGCAAGGGACCACAGGGTTCATCATAAATATAGCGAAACTGATGCGGATCCACATAACGCAAAAAGAGGATTCTTTTTCGCTCACGTAGGTTGGTTGCTACTCAGGAAACATCCGGATGTTAAACAGAAGGGTAAAGGAATCGACATGAGCGATCTTAAAAGTGATCCCATTATCGCCTTTCAGAAGAA GTACTACTTCATTCTGATGCCTTTGATGTGCTTCATTCTGCCAAGCTTAGTACCTATATACTTTTGGAATGAAACCTTCCTCAACTCTTATTTCATTTCCGTAGTATTTCGTTACGTCTTCACCTTAAATACGACGTGGCTAGTGAATTCTGCCGCTCATCTTTTTGGCAATAAACCTTACGACAA atatatcaatCCTTCCGAAAATAAAGGAGTAGCAATGATGGCATTGGGCGAAGGCTGGCATAATTATCATCACGTATTTCCATGGGATTACAAAACTAGCGAATTGGGTAATTACAGGTATAATATCACAACCGCGTTCATCGACTTCTTTGCGAAAATAGGTTGGGCCTATGATCTAAAAAGTGTCTCGAAAGATACAATAAAATCGCGAGTACTGAAAAGCGGTGATGGTACTCATGATGTTTGGGGTTGGGGCGACAAGGATCAAACacaagaagagaaacaacATGCCGTAGTCACGTATAGTTCGACGAAGGATCAATaa
- the LOC124952319 gene encoding acyl-CoA Delta-9 desaturase-like isoform X3: MSRLLLFSLSHSLQRVARVAGDDAIGPRHLGINSTMAPNITNSPTGVLLQGEKIDDQPVEINKEKEIYKRTIVWRNVAIFSGLHIGAIYGAYLALTSAKLLTTLFAFILYQCSGIGITAGAHRLWAHRSYKAKWQLRLILIIFNTMAFQDAAIDWARDHRVHHKYSETDADPHNAKRGFFFAHVGWLLLRKHPDVKQKGKGIDMSDLKSDPIIAFQKKYYFILMPLMCFILPSLVPIYFWNETFLNSYFISVVFRYVFTLNTTWLVNSAAHLFGNKPYDKYINPSENKGVAMMALGEGWHNYHHVFPWDYKTSELGNYRYNITTAFIDFFAKIGWAYDLKSVSKDTIKSRVLKSGDGTHDVWGWGDKDQTQEEKQHAVVTYSSTKDQ; the protein is encoded by the exons gATAAACTCAACCATGGCACCGAATATCACAAACAGCCCTACGGGAGTTTTGTTACAAGGGGAAAAAATAGACGATCAACCAGtcgaaataaataaggaaaaagaaatatataaaaggactATAGTTTGGAGAAATGTTGCAATATTTAGCGGTCTACATATCGGTGCTATCTATGGTGCCTATCTTGCACTTACATCTGCCAAATTGTTAACAACGCTTTTCG CTTTTATACTATACCAATGCTCAGGTATTGGTATCACAGCAGGAGCTCACAGATTATGGGCGCACAGATCTTACAAAGCAAAGTGGCAACTTcgattaattcttattatattcaacACTATGGCCTTTCAG GATGCGGCTATCGATTGGGCAAGGGACCACAGGGTTCATCATAAATATAGCGAAACTGATGCGGATCCACATAACGCAAAAAGAGGATTCTTTTTCGCTCACGTAGGTTGGTTGCTACTCAGGAAACATCCGGATGTTAAACAGAAGGGTAAAGGAATCGACATGAGCGATCTTAAAAGTGATCCCATTATCGCCTTTCAGAAGAA GTACTACTTCATTCTGATGCCTTTGATGTGCTTCATTCTGCCAAGCTTAGTACCTATATACTTTTGGAATGAAACCTTCCTCAACTCTTATTTCATTTCCGTAGTATTTCGTTACGTCTTCACCTTAAATACGACGTGGCTAGTGAATTCTGCCGCTCATCTTTTTGGCAATAAACCTTACGACAA atatatcaatCCTTCCGAAAATAAAGGAGTAGCAATGATGGCATTGGGCGAAGGCTGGCATAATTATCATCACGTATTTCCATGGGATTACAAAACTAGCGAATTGGGTAATTACAGGTATAATATCACAACCGCGTTCATCGACTTCTTTGCGAAAATAGGTTGGGCCTATGATCTAAAAAGTGTCTCGAAAGATACAATAAAATCGCGAGTACTGAAAAGCGGTGATGGTACTCATGATGTTTGGGGTTGGGGCGACAAGGATCAAACacaagaagagaaacaacATGCCGTAGTCACGTATAGTTCGACGAAGGATCAATaa
- the LOC124952319 gene encoding acyl-CoA Delta-9 desaturase-like isoform X4, translating into MAPNITNSPTGVLLQGEKIDDQPVEINKEKEIYKRTIVWRNVAIFSGLHIGAIYGAYLALTSAKLLTTLFAFILYQCSGIGITAGAHRLWAHRSYKAKWQLRLILIIFNTMAFQDAAIDWARDHRVHHKYSETDADPHNAKRGFFFAHVGWLLLRKHPDVKQKGKGIDMSDLKSDPIIAFQKKYYFILMPLMCFILPSLVPIYFWNETFLNSYFISVVFRYVFTLNTTWLVNSAAHLFGNKPYDKYINPSENKGVAMMALGEGWHNYHHVFPWDYKTSELGNYRYNITTAFIDFFAKIGWAYDLKSVSKDTIKSRVLKSGDGTHDVWGWGDKDQTQEEKQHAVVTYSSTKDQ; encoded by the exons ATGGCACCGAATATCACAAACAGCCCTACGGGAGTTTTGTTACAAGGGGAAAAAATAGACGATCAACCAGtcgaaataaataaggaaaaagaaatatataaaaggactATAGTTTGGAGAAATGTTGCAATATTTAGCGGTCTACATATCGGTGCTATCTATGGTGCCTATCTTGCACTTACATCTGCCAAATTGTTAACAACGCTTTTCG CTTTTATACTATACCAATGCTCAGGTATTGGTATCACAGCAGGAGCTCACAGATTATGGGCGCACAGATCTTACAAAGCAAAGTGGCAACTTcgattaattcttattatattcaacACTATGGCCTTTCAG GATGCGGCTATCGATTGGGCAAGGGACCACAGGGTTCATCATAAATATAGCGAAACTGATGCGGATCCACATAACGCAAAAAGAGGATTCTTTTTCGCTCACGTAGGTTGGTTGCTACTCAGGAAACATCCGGATGTTAAACAGAAGGGTAAAGGAATCGACATGAGCGATCTTAAAAGTGATCCCATTATCGCCTTTCAGAAGAA GTACTACTTCATTCTGATGCCTTTGATGTGCTTCATTCTGCCAAGCTTAGTACCTATATACTTTTGGAATGAAACCTTCCTCAACTCTTATTTCATTTCCGTAGTATTTCGTTACGTCTTCACCTTAAATACGACGTGGCTAGTGAATTCTGCCGCTCATCTTTTTGGCAATAAACCTTACGACAA atatatcaatCCTTCCGAAAATAAAGGAGTAGCAATGATGGCATTGGGCGAAGGCTGGCATAATTATCATCACGTATTTCCATGGGATTACAAAACTAGCGAATTGGGTAATTACAGGTATAATATCACAACCGCGTTCATCGACTTCTTTGCGAAAATAGGTTGGGCCTATGATCTAAAAAGTGTCTCGAAAGATACAATAAAATCGCGAGTACTGAAAAGCGGTGATGGTACTCATGATGTTTGGGGTTGGGGCGACAAGGATCAAACacaagaagagaaacaacATGCCGTAGTCACGTATAGTTCGACGAAGGATCAATaa